The following are from one region of the Gammaproteobacteria bacterium genome:
- a CDS encoding adenosylmethionine--8-amino-7-oxononanoate transaminase codes for MNNRLLAQRDLAVLWHPCTQMKDHEHLPVIPIRRGTGVWLEDFDGNRYIDAISSWWVNLFGHANPRINAALHEQLDTLEHVLLAGFSHETVIRLSERLVALTPPGLDRCFYADNGSSAVEVSLKMSYHYWRNLGQTQKTKFITLTNSYHGETLGALAMGNVPLYKEIYAPLLMETISVPSPDCFYRESGESCADYSRRMFGHMEQALEQHAGQACAVIVEPLVQCAGSMRMYDPVYLTLLRDACDKHNVHLIADEIAVGFGRTGTMFACEQAGITPDFMCLSKGLTGGYMPLSVVLTTEVVYQAFYDDYQNLTAFLHSHSYTGNPLACRAALATLDIFEQDNVLEKNRALAEAMRATTARFAEHPHVAEVRQCGMILAIEMVKDKRTREPYPWQERRGLRVYRHALEKGVLLRPLGNVVYLMPPYVITEEQIAYIAEVAWEGITLSTGES; via the coding sequence ATGAACAACCGGTTACTTGCCCAACGTGACTTGGCGGTGCTCTGGCATCCCTGCACCCAGATGAAGGATCACGAACATCTGCCTGTGATCCCGATCCGGCGTGGCACAGGTGTGTGGCTGGAGGATTTTGACGGCAACCGCTATATCGACGCCATCAGCTCGTGGTGGGTCAATCTGTTTGGTCACGCCAACCCACGTATCAATGCCGCGCTGCACGAACAGCTCGACACCCTGGAACATGTCTTATTGGCCGGTTTTTCTCACGAGACGGTGATCCGTTTATCGGAGCGCTTAGTGGCGCTAACGCCGCCGGGGCTTGACCGATGCTTTTACGCCGACAACGGATCATCCGCCGTTGAGGTGTCCCTGAAGATGAGCTATCACTACTGGCGCAACCTGGGGCAGACACAAAAGACCAAATTCATTACCCTGACCAACAGCTACCACGGCGAGACGCTGGGTGCCCTCGCAATGGGTAATGTCCCACTCTACAAGGAAATTTACGCACCGCTGCTGATGGAGACGATCAGTGTACCCTCTCCCGACTGCTTTTACCGTGAATCAGGCGAGTCCTGCGCTGATTACTCGCGACGCATGTTTGGCCACATGGAGCAGGCGCTAGAACAGCACGCCGGCCAGGCGTGTGCAGTAATCGTGGAGCCGCTGGTACAATGCGCGGGCTCCATGCGCATGTATGACCCGGTATACCTGACCCTGCTGCGCGACGCCTGCGATAAACACAACGTCCACCTCATCGCCGATGAGATCGCAGTGGGTTTTGGACGCACCGGCACAATGTTCGCGTGCGAACAGGCGGGCATTACGCCGGACTTCATGTGCCTGTCCAAGGGACTCACCGGCGGGTATATGCCTCTGTCCGTCGTATTGACCACGGAGGTGGTCTATCAGGCATTCTACGACGATTATCAGAACCTAACCGCCTTTCTGCACTCTCATAGCTATACCGGCAATCCCCTCGCTTGCCGGGCGGCGCTGGCGACTTTGGATATCTTCGAGCAAGACAATGTGCTTGAAAAAAATCGGGCGCTTGCCGAAGCCATGCGCGCCACGACAGCCCGTTTCGCGGAGCACCCGCATGTCGCCGAGGTGCGTCAGTGCGGCATGATCCTCGCTATTGAAATGGTCAAAGACAAGCGCACACGAGAGCCCTACCCCTGGCAGGAACGTCGTGGCCTGCGCGTTTACCGTCATGCCTTGGAAAAAGGCGTGCTGCTAAGGCCGCTTGGCAATGTTGTCTACCTCATGCCACCTTATGTCATCACTGAAGAGCAAATCGCTTATATTGCCGAGGTGGCTTGGGAAGGGATAACTCTTTCAACCGGCGAATCCTGA
- a CDS encoding 16S rRNA (uracil(1498)-N(3))-methyltransferase: protein MRIPRIYLPIPLASGASATLDANAANHIIRVLRLKPGAPLILFNGLGGEYEAVLRSTDRNRAEVSVGSYIAHETESPLHITLAQGVSRGERMDYTIQKAVELGVTKIVPLISERCEVRLEGERLTKRVQHWQAVAASACEQCGRNRVPPVLAPVPLSSWLAESAHGIRLVLNPLAPATLTSLSKPDDPLITLLIGPEGGLSDAEIKGAQQSGFEGIRLGPRILRTETAAVTALSALQMLWGDLG from the coding sequence ATGCGTATTCCCCGAATTTATCTACCTATCCCCTTGGCAAGCGGCGCCAGCGCGACCTTGGATGCCAACGCAGCCAATCACATCATCCGGGTGTTACGCTTGAAACCTGGCGCGCCGCTGATCCTGTTTAATGGACTTGGGGGGGAATATGAAGCCGTTCTACGCAGCACAGACAGGAACCGCGCGGAAGTTAGCGTAGGGAGCTACATTGCACACGAAACCGAATCACCGTTGCACATCACACTTGCGCAAGGCGTATCGCGCGGTGAACGCATGGACTACACCATCCAAAAGGCGGTGGAGCTCGGTGTAACGAAGATCGTGCCGCTGATCAGCGAGCGTTGCGAAGTACGCCTGGAGGGAGAGCGTCTGACCAAGCGCGTGCAGCACTGGCAGGCCGTGGCGGCAAGCGCCTGTGAACAGTGCGGCCGCAACCGGGTACCACCGGTGTTGGCTCCCGTGCCTTTGAGTAGCTGGCTTGCGGAGTCAGCACATGGCATCAGACTGGTATTGAATCCGCTTGCCCCCGCCACGCTAACGTCGCTTTCCAAGCCTGATGATCCTCTAATTACACTGCTGATTGGCCCGGAAGGCGGCCTGAGCGATGCAGAGATCAAGGGCGCGCAGCAATCCGGATTTGAGGGCATACGCCTTGGCCCACGCATATTGCGCACCGAAACCGCAGCAGTGACGGCCTTGTCTGCACTGCAAATGTTGTGGGGGGATTTGGGGTAA
- a CDS encoding c-type cytochrome has product MATSTPVKSESGSDALALAQKSGCLACHSVEKKIVGPAWKDVSARYKGDAEAKARLIAKVKAGGKGNWTEVTGGVPMPPYSPRVSDADIEKLVTFVLSLAK; this is encoded by the coding sequence GTGGCCACCTCTACCCCGGTCAAATCCGAGAGCGGTTCAGACGCCCTGGCCCTGGCGCAAAAGAGCGGCTGCCTTGCCTGTCATAGCGTGGAGAAGAAAATTGTGGGTCCGGCGTGGAAGGATGTGTCCGCGAGATACAAGGGAGATGCCGAAGCCAAAGCCAGATTGATCGCCAAGGTCAAAGCGGGTGGCAAAGGCAATTGGACAGAAGTGACCGGCGGTGTGCCCATGCCCCCTTATTCCCCGCGCGTCTCCGATGCGGATATCGAAAAGCTGGTAACTTTTGTGCTGTCGCTGGCGAAGTAA
- a CDS encoding TPM domain-containing protein yields the protein MSIERIIKHLTMTHWQVKRAFSSDTLQAIEKAIKAAETTHLGEIRFAVEGALHSTPLFKGQSARERALEVFSQLRVWDTEHNNGVLIYLLLADRDVEIVADRGVHAKVGPQEWETICRKMEAAFKAGRYQEGVISGIQAVAEHLTKHFPADGINPNELPDRPVVL from the coding sequence ATGAGTATCGAACGCATCATCAAACATCTGACGATGACCCACTGGCAGGTCAAGCGCGCTTTTTCGAGCGACACCTTGCAGGCGATAGAAAAAGCCATCAAGGCCGCCGAAACCACGCATCTGGGCGAGATCCGCTTTGCCGTGGAAGGGGCACTGCACAGCACGCCGCTCTTCAAGGGGCAATCCGCGCGGGAACGTGCCCTGGAGGTGTTTTCGCAGTTGCGGGTGTGGGATACTGAGCATAATAACGGCGTACTGATTTATCTGTTGCTGGCCGACCGCGACGTAGAAATCGTCGCCGATCGCGGAGTGCATGCGAAAGTCGGACCGCAGGAATGGGAGACAATCTGCCGCAAGATGGAGGCTGCTTTCAAAGCAGGCCGTTACCAGGAGGGTGTGATCAGCGGCATTCAGGCGGTTGCGGAACATCTCACAAAACATTTCCCTGCCGACGGCATCAACCCCAACGAACTTCCCGACAGGCCGGTGGTGCTTTAG
- a CDS encoding YgcG family protein: protein MPMLKLWRAFCLLMLFACSAAYGADDLIAVPPLQARVTDLTGTLTPEQQSQLEQTLRVFEAQKGSQIAVLVVPTTRPEAIEQFGIRVAEQWKLGRKGVDDGALLLIAKDDREMRIEVGYGLEGVLNDATSKRIISEIITPRFKEGDFYGGIKNGVDQMIRVIEGEPLPEPAGRSANTVNFDQFIPIAFILAVVVGSVLRAMLGRFPGAIVTGGVTALAAWLFVGSLFIAIIAAVITFFIVLSGGMGRGGGWSSGGGFGRGGGGLGGGFGGGGGGFGGGGASGRW from the coding sequence ATGCCCATGCTAAAACTATGGCGTGCATTCTGTCTGCTTATGCTGTTTGCCTGCAGTGCAGCATACGGCGCCGATGACCTGATTGCCGTGCCGCCGCTGCAGGCCCGCGTCACCGACCTTACCGGTACGCTGACGCCAGAGCAGCAGTCCCAGCTTGAGCAAACTCTGCGCGTCTTCGAGGCGCAAAAAGGCAGTCAGATCGCTGTGCTAGTGGTGCCGACTACCCGGCCGGAAGCCATAGAGCAATTCGGCATTCGTGTAGCAGAACAATGGAAACTCGGGCGCAAGGGCGTAGATGACGGCGCGCTGCTGCTGATCGCCAAAGATGATCGGGAGATGCGCATTGAGGTAGGTTACGGACTGGAAGGCGTGCTCAACGATGCCACTAGCAAACGCATCATCAGCGAGATCATCACGCCACGCTTCAAAGAGGGTGACTTTTATGGCGGCATCAAAAACGGTGTTGACCAAATGATACGTGTGATCGAGGGTGAACCCTTGCCGGAGCCTGCTGGCAGATCTGCCAATACAGTGAATTTTGATCAATTCATCCCCATTGCTTTTATATTGGCGGTGGTAGTAGGCAGCGTGTTGCGGGCCATGCTGGGAAGATTTCCCGGCGCTATTGTCACCGGCGGGGTTACAGCGCTGGCCGCCTGGCTATTTGTGGGATCATTGTTCATTGCCATTATCGCCGCAGTGATAACATTTTTCATCGTACTGAGCGGCGGCATGGGACGAGGCGGCGGCTGGTCCAGCGGCGGTGGATTTGGGCGTGGTGGCGGTGGTTTAGGTGGAGGCTTTGGCGGCGGGGGTGGCGGTTTTGGTGGGGGCGGCGCCTCCGGAAGGTGGTGA
- a CDS encoding LemA family protein: protein MRNLTLTLMLGFTMLLSGCGYNTLQSTDEQIKASWSEVLNQYQRRADLVPNLVNTVKGFAAQEKDVLIQVTNARARVGSIQATPELINDEQAFAKFQAAQGELSSALSRLLVVSENYPQLKSDASFRDLQAQLEGTENRITVARNRYIKAVQEYNITVRSFPSNLTAMAFGFKVKPNFNVENEKAISTPPKVDFGAPAKQ, encoded by the coding sequence ATGCGTAATTTGACCCTTACCCTCATGCTTGGCTTTACCATGCTCTTGAGCGGTTGCGGCTATAACACGCTGCAATCCACCGACGAACAGATCAAGGCGAGCTGGTCTGAGGTATTGAACCAGTACCAGCGCCGCGCTGATCTGGTGCCGAATCTGGTGAACACCGTCAAAGGCTTTGCCGCTCAGGAAAAGGATGTGTTGATCCAGGTGACCAACGCACGCGCAAGAGTAGGTTCAATCCAGGCCACGCCGGAACTCATCAACGACGAGCAGGCCTTCGCCAAATTTCAGGCCGCCCAGGGCGAATTGTCCAGCGCCTTGTCGAGACTGCTGGTGGTGTCGGAAAACTACCCGCAGTTAAAGTCTGACGCGTCATTCCGTGACCTCCAGGCCCAACTGGAAGGCACCGAAAATCGTATCACGGTGGCGCGCAACCGTTATATCAAGGCGGTGCAGGAATACAACATAACAGTACGTTCGTTTCCCAGCAACCTGACCGCTATGGCGTTTGGTTTCAAGGTTAAGCCCAATTTCAACGTAGAAAACGAAAAGGCCATTTCCACGCCGCCAAAGGTGGATTTTGGCGCCCCCGCGAAACAATAG
- the truD gene encoding tRNA pseudouridine(13) synthase TruD yields the protein MSEELPYAGGCPSVSGVIRSTAEDFQVDEDLGFEPAGRGEHILLQIRKRNTNTEWLARELSRLAGVKAMDVGYAGLKDRAAVTSQWFSVNLAGRPEPDWTQLASDDIQFLTIARHDRKLRRGALTANRFKLVVRNLKGDMPDIKPYIEQRLTRIAAEGVPNYFGEQRFGHANLERATAMFTGQVRVKDRHQRGLYLSAVRSELFNRVLSHRVAAGIWNKAIAGDVMMLDGTHSIFAIEAVNEEIERRVMEQDIHPTGSMWGRGGLRTRLDAKEIEESTLKDYESWRAGLEEAGLEQQRRSLRLKVEDLRWEFTPEGDLQLQFRLPPGSYATVVLREVIVPSF from the coding sequence ATGTCCGAGGAATTACCTTATGCTGGAGGCTGCCCGAGTGTATCCGGCGTCATTCGCAGCACGGCGGAAGATTTTCAGGTGGATGAAGACCTGGGTTTCGAGCCTGCGGGCAGGGGCGAACATATCCTGCTGCAAATCCGCAAGCGCAACACCAATACCGAGTGGCTGGCGCGGGAATTGTCGCGGCTGGCGGGCGTGAAGGCAATGGATGTCGGTTATGCCGGACTCAAGGATCGCGCCGCTGTGACCAGCCAGTGGTTCAGCGTCAATCTGGCGGGCAGACCGGAACCTGACTGGACGCAACTCGCCTCGGATGACATACAGTTTCTTACTATCGCCCGTCACGACCGCAAATTGCGGCGCGGCGCGCTGACGGCAAACCGTTTCAAGCTGGTGGTGCGCAATTTGAAGGGCGATATGCCTGATATCAAACCCTATATCGAGCAGCGCCTGACGCGAATTGCTGCGGAAGGCGTGCCGAATTATTTTGGGGAACAACGGTTCGGGCACGCCAATCTCGAGCGCGCCACGGCGATGTTCACCGGACAAGTGCGCGTCAAGGATCGTCATCAGCGCGGCCTTTATCTGTCTGCGGTGCGTTCCGAACTGTTCAATCGTGTGCTCTCGCATCGCGTGGCGGCAGGCATCTGGAACAAAGCCATAGCCGGTGATGTTATGATGCTCGATGGCACGCACAGCATTTTTGCTATCGAAGCCGTGAATGAAGAGATCGAGCGGCGTGTGATGGAGCAGGACATTCATCCCACCGGGTCAATGTGGGGCAGGGGAGGGCTGCGCACCCGTCTGGATGCCAAGGAGATAGAGGAAAGCACCCTGAAGGATTACGAATCCTGGCGCGCAGGGCTTGAAGAGGCAGGACTGGAGCAGCAGCGCCGTTCACTGCGTCTGAAGGTGGAAGATTTGCGCTGGGAATTTACCCCAGAGGGCGACTTACAACTCCAGTTCCGCCTACCGCCGGGCAGCTATGCGACGGTAGTTTTACGCGAGGTGATTGTGCCAAGCTTCTGA
- the ispF gene encoding 2-C-methyl-D-erythritol 2,4-cyclodiphosphate synthase, protein MRIGHGYDAHRFAPERRLVLGGVEIPYDLGMAAHSDGDVLIHALCDALLGAAGLGDIGGHFPDSSADFKNIDSRILLRHVVALLNERALAISNADITVVAQAPKLKPHVPAMRECLAADLCIAEDRVNIKATTTEGMGFTGRGEGIAAYAVVLLKENGE, encoded by the coding sequence ATGAGGATCGGGCACGGTTACGACGCGCATCGCTTTGCGCCGGAGCGCAGGCTGGTGCTGGGCGGCGTGGAAATCCCCTATGATCTGGGCATGGCCGCCCACTCGGATGGCGATGTGCTGATTCACGCCCTGTGTGACGCGCTGCTAGGTGCGGCGGGGCTTGGCGATATTGGCGGTCACTTTCCGGATTCCAGTGCGGACTTTAAGAATATTGACAGCCGTATTCTGCTGCGCCATGTCGTAGCGCTGCTCAACGAACGCGCGCTTGCCATTTCCAATGCCGATATTACCGTGGTCGCGCAGGCGCCCAAATTGAAACCGCATGTCCCCGCCATGCGGGAATGCCTCGCCGCCGACCTGTGCATTGCTGAGGACCGCGTCAACATCAAGGCTACTACTACCGAGGGCATGGGTTTCACCGGGCGCGGCGAAGGGATAGCCGCATACGCCGTGGTGCTGCTCAAAGAAAATGGCGAATAA
- the ispD gene encoding 2-C-methyl-D-erythritol 4-phosphate cytidylyltransferase yields MTSLLSDNCWAVIPAAGTGSRMGAAIPKQYLPLLGSTVIEHTVGCFLSHPRIKGVVVVIAPHDLHWDQIPFKGATSPLIAEGGVERYHSVLNGLAKLAGIARPRDWVLVHDAARPCVRHSDIDHLIATLADHPVGGLLGVPVSDTVKRANSQGNVLETVSRVGLWRALTPQMFRLDDLSRALRHVVDNKLIVTDEAAAMELAGFSPRMVSGHADNIKITHPQDLALAELYLKQQENQQ; encoded by the coding sequence ATGACCTCATTACTATCTGATAACTGCTGGGCTGTTATTCCCGCAGCAGGAACAGGTTCGCGCATGGGTGCGGCCATTCCCAAACAATATCTGCCGTTGCTTGGCAGTACTGTAATCGAGCATACCGTAGGGTGTTTTTTGAGCCATCCACGCATCAAGGGTGTGGTGGTTGTCATTGCCCCCCATGATCTCCACTGGGACCAAATCCCATTTAAAGGTGCCACATCGCCGCTCATCGCCGAGGGCGGCGTCGAGCGTTATCATTCGGTATTGAATGGTCTGGCAAAACTCGCAGGGATCGCCCGGCCGCGCGACTGGGTATTGGTGCATGATGCTGCGCGCCCCTGTGTCCGTCATAGCGACATTGACCATCTCATCGCCACGCTGGCCGATCATCCCGTTGGCGGCCTGCTTGGCGTGCCGGTTTCCGACACGGTAAAACGGGCCAACAGCCAGGGTAATGTGCTGGAGACTGTCTCGCGTGTGGGACTGTGGCGGGCGCTCACGCCACAGATGTTCCGGCTCGATGATCTGTCGCGCGCGCTCAGGCATGTGGTGGATAACAAGCTGATAGTGACCGATGAGGCTGCCGCTATGGAACTGGCCGGGTTTTCACCGCGCATGGTGAGTGGCCACGCCGACAATATCAAGATTACCCATCCGCAAGATCTGGCGCTGGCGGAACTCTATCTCAAGCAACAGGAGAATCAGCAATGA
- the ftsB gene encoding cell division protein FtsB, which yields MKALVAGLVVLLVFLQYKLWLGEGSLNEIWQLHQAIDAQARENAALKERNAALDAEVKDLKHGLDAIEERARAELGMIKKDETFYRIVE from the coding sequence ATGAAAGCGCTGGTCGCGGGCCTCGTCGTCCTGCTGGTGTTTTTGCAATATAAGCTGTGGCTGGGCGAAGGAAGCCTCAACGAAATATGGCAGTTGCACCAGGCAATCGACGCCCAGGCCCGCGAAAACGCCGCACTCAAAGAGCGTAATGCGGCGCTGGATGCCGAAGTCAAGGACCTCAAGCACGGGCTTGACGCTATTGAGGAACGCGCCAGAGCCGAACTGGGGATGATTAAAAAGGACGAGACCTTCTACCGGATTGTGGAATAG
- the eno gene encoding phosphopyruvate hydratase translates to MSQIVDIRGREIIDSRGNPTIEADVILSCGAVGRAAVPSGASTGSREAIELRDDDASRFGGKGVRKAVANVNGEIRTLLLGRDASNQVTIDRLMIELDGTPTKARLGANALLAVSLACARAAAQNAKLPLYRYLGGDGPLQMPVPMMNVINGGAHADNSVDMQEFMIMPVGASSLAEAVRMGAEVFHTLKKVLHAKGMNTAVGDEGGFAPDLPSNEAALEVIMEAIAKAGYIAGKDIFIALDPASSEFYKDGKYHLASEDKHLTSEQFVDYLAAWADKYPIISIEDGMAEDDWAGWKLLTERLGKRVQLVGDDLFVTNTAILSQGIDQGIANSILIKVNQIGTLTESLAAIEMAKNAGYTAVVSHRSGETEDSFIADLAVGTNAGQIKTGSMSRSDRVAKYNQLLRIEEQLAGQASYPGRSAFYNLPKP, encoded by the coding sequence ATGTCGCAGATTGTTGATATACGTGGGCGTGAAATTATTGATTCGCGTGGCAACCCAACCATTGAAGCCGATGTGATTTTGTCATGCGGTGCCGTAGGGCGCGCTGCCGTGCCGTCTGGCGCATCAACCGGTTCACGCGAGGCTATTGAATTGCGGGACGATGATGCCAGTCGTTTTGGCGGCAAGGGTGTGCGCAAGGCGGTGGCCAATGTGAATGGCGAAATCCGCACGCTATTGCTGGGGCGTGATGCAAGCAATCAGGTAACGATTGACAGGCTGATGATCGAGCTGGACGGCACGCCTACCAAGGCACGGCTTGGCGCCAATGCCTTGCTGGCAGTGTCGCTGGCCTGTGCCCGCGCTGCCGCTCAGAACGCCAAGCTCCCGCTGTATCGCTACCTTGGCGGTGACGGTCCGCTCCAGATGCCGGTGCCGATGATGAATGTCATCAATGGTGGCGCCCATGCGGACAATAGCGTCGACATGCAGGAATTCATGATCATGCCGGTTGGCGCGTCCAGCCTAGCTGAAGCAGTGCGCATGGGCGCAGAGGTTTTCCATACCTTGAAGAAAGTGTTGCACGCCAAGGGCATGAACACCGCCGTGGGTGACGAGGGCGGTTTTGCGCCCGACCTGCCTTCCAACGAGGCGGCGCTCGAAGTGATTATGGAAGCCATCGCAAAGGCGGGGTATATCGCCGGCAAGGACATCTTCATCGCCCTGGATCCCGCCAGCTCCGAGTTCTATAAGGATGGCAAATACCATCTGGCCTCCGAAGACAAACATCTGACCTCGGAGCAGTTCGTGGATTACCTGGCGGCCTGGGCGGATAAATACCCCATCATTTCCATTGAAGACGGCATGGCCGAGGATGATTGGGCGGGCTGGAAGTTGCTCACCGAACGTCTCGGCAAGCGCGTGCAATTGGTGGGTGATGACCTGTTCGTGACCAATACCGCGATACTCAGTCAGGGTATCGACCAGGGCATTGCCAATTCCATTCTCATCAAGGTCAACCAGATCGGCACACTCACCGAATCGCTGGCCGCAATCGAGATGGCGAAAAATGCCGGTTACACGGCCGTGGTTTCGCATCGCTCCGGCGAGACCGAAGACAGCTTCATTGCCGATCTTGCTGTTGGCACAAACGCAGGACAGATCAAGACCGGCTCCATGTCACGTTCCGACCGCGTTGCGAAGTACAACCAATTGCTGCGCATCGAGGAACAACTGGCGGGACAAGCAAGCTATCCAGGACGGAGCGCCTTTTATAATCTGCCCAAGCCGTAA
- the kdsA gene encoding 3-deoxy-8-phosphooctulonate synthase codes for MKLCGFDVGLDRPLFLIAGPCVIESRQLALETAAALKEITARLGIPFIYKSSFDKANRTSSKTFRGPGLEEGLRILDEVRQTIGVPVLTDVHEDTPLGEVADVVDVLQTPAFLCRQTNFIQNVASQGKPVNIKKGQFLAPWDMKNVVEKARETGNPLIMVCERGASFGYNNLVSDMRALAVMRDTGCPVVFDATHSVQLPGGQGASSGGQREFVPVLARAAVAAGVAGLFMETHPDPDKAMSDGPNAWPLGRMEELLETLKEIDATVKARKFAEM; via the coding sequence ATGAAGTTATGCGGTTTTGATGTGGGACTGGACCGGCCCCTGTTTTTGATTGCCGGCCCATGTGTCATCGAAAGCCGGCAGCTCGCACTGGAAACGGCGGCAGCACTCAAGGAGATTACGGCGCGCCTGGGCATTCCCTTTATCTATAAGTCGTCATTTGATAAAGCCAACCGCACCTCCAGCAAGACCTTCCGCGGCCCAGGACTGGAAGAGGGGCTGCGCATACTCGACGAGGTGCGGCAGACCATTGGCGTGCCGGTGCTCACCGATGTGCATGAGGATACCCCGCTTGGCGAGGTAGCCGATGTAGTGGACGTGTTGCAGACGCCTGCATTTCTGTGCCGGCAGACCAATTTTATCCAGAACGTGGCCAGCCAGGGCAAGCCGGTGAACATCAAGAAGGGCCAGTTTCTCGCGCCGTGGGACATGAAAAATGTAGTGGAAAAGGCGCGTGAAACCGGCAATCCGTTAATCATGGTGTGCGAGCGCGGTGCGTCTTTCGGTTACAATAACCTGGTGTCGGACATGCGCGCACTGGCGGTGATGCGCGATACGGGTTGTCCGGTGGTATTCGATGCTACCCACTCGGTGCAGTTGCCGGGCGGGCAGGGCGCAAGTTCTGGTGGGCAGCGTGAATTCGTGCCTGTGTTGGCGCGTGCCGCCGTCGCCGCGGGTGTGGCAGGCCTGTTTATGGAAACCCACCCGGATCCCGACAAAGCCATGAGCGATGGCCCGAATGCCTGGCCGCTGGGCAGGATGGAAGAGCTTTTGGAGACCCTGAAAGAGATCGACGCGACCGTCAAGGCACGGAAATTCGCTGAAATGTAG